In Methanosarcina siciliae T4/M, one genomic interval encodes:
- the hypB gene encoding hydrogenase nickel incorporation protein HypB codes for MHVIHMGHDVFKANDKVAEKNRKNLDKHGVFSVNVMGAIGSGKTTLIEEVVKYFKEKYRTAVIAGDVIADMDASRFRKLGVPTIPVNTGKECHLDAKLVEKALEEVDLDNTDLLIIENVGNLICPVDFKLGEHLRVVVVSVTEGDDIILKHPMIFKTSELAIINKVDIAHAVDVDAEKMRDDIHSLNPDIPVILTSRHDWESIETWIGFIELGIGRTQEAREK; via the coding sequence ATGCATGTAATCCACATGGGACACGATGTCTTCAAGGCAAATGACAAAGTTGCCGAAAAAAACAGGAAGAACCTTGACAAACACGGAGTATTCTCAGTCAATGTCATGGGAGCCATAGGGTCAGGAAAGACCACTCTGATCGAAGAGGTGGTCAAGTACTTCAAAGAGAAGTACAGAACAGCAGTAATCGCAGGTGACGTTATAGCAGATATGGACGCCTCCCGTTTCAGGAAACTCGGGGTTCCGACAATCCCCGTAAACACGGGGAAGGAATGCCACCTTGACGCAAAGCTGGTTGAAAAAGCCCTCGAGGAAGTCGACCTTGACAATACCGATCTCCTTATTATTGAAAACGTGGGCAACCTGATCTGCCCTGTGGACTTCAAACTTGGAGAGCACCTCAGGGTTGTTGTGGTAAGCGTCACCGAAGGAGACGACATCATCCTCAAGCACCCTATGATTTTCAAAACTTCGGAACTTGCCATCATAAACAAGGTTGACATTGCCCATGCGGTTGACGTTGACGCCGAGAAAATGAGAGACGACATCCATTCCTTAAACCCGGACATACCGGTCATCCTTACTTCAAGACATGACTGGGAGAGCATTGAAACCTGGATTGGCTTTATCGAACTCGGGATAGGAAGAACACAGGAAGCCCGGGAAAAGTAA
- the hypA gene encoding hydrogenase maturation nickel metallochaperone HypA, which yields MHEYSIACEIFEQVMETAKAHGALEVRHIILEMGRLAHTNPEQISFCFKAIAEGSIAENAEFIVEKIPPSLECECGYTGTVDETQIGKNDELLSELLEYIAAFECPVCGKNARIIGGRELIVKSIEIETEVEK from the coding sequence TTGCATGAGTATTCCATCGCCTGTGAGATATTTGAGCAGGTAATGGAAACTGCAAAAGCTCACGGAGCCCTGGAAGTAAGGCATATAATCCTGGAAATGGGGCGGCTTGCCCATACGAATCCGGAGCAGATTAGTTTCTGTTTCAAAGCCATTGCCGAAGGGAGCATTGCCGAAAATGCGGAGTTCATCGTAGAGAAAATCCCACCCTCCCTGGAGTGTGAATGTGGATATACAGGCACTGTCGATGAAACACAGATCGGAAAGAACGACGAACTACTAAGTGAACTTCTGGAATACATTGCAGCGTTCGAATGCCCGGTATGCGGAAAAAATGCACGTATCATAGGCGGCAGAGAACTGATCGTAAAAAGCATTGAGATTGAGACAGAAGTAGAAAAGTGA
- a CDS encoding NAD+ synthase, translating into MDLEIAQNRIIEFIRNETGKAGVGGAVVGISGGIDSALTATLTVKALGKERVLGLHMPESSLTPAADSEDAKNLADWLGIKYRTIDIAGVVSAFMAAVPESESADRLTRGNLKARARMSFLYFHANMLNRMVIGTGNKTEILLGYYTKYGDGGVDLEPIGGLYKTEVWELSRRLGIPDPLITKKPSAGLWEGQTDEAELGISYLKVDEVLRLIEKGTEPENIMNATGISVEQLNSVTRRIEINEHKRKAPPAPELH; encoded by the coding sequence ATGGACCTTGAAATAGCACAGAACAGGATTATTGAATTTATTCGGAACGAGACTGGGAAAGCAGGAGTGGGAGGGGCAGTTGTTGGCATCAGCGGGGGAATTGACTCAGCCCTTACCGCAACTCTTACCGTGAAAGCTCTGGGGAAGGAAAGGGTTCTTGGCCTCCACATGCCCGAAAGCAGCCTGACCCCTGCTGCGGACAGCGAAGATGCGAAAAATCTTGCCGACTGGCTAGGGATCAAGTACCGGACAATTGACATCGCAGGCGTTGTCTCGGCTTTCATGGCCGCCGTTCCGGAGAGCGAATCTGCGGACAGGCTTACCCGGGGCAACCTGAAGGCAAGAGCCAGGATGTCCTTCCTGTATTTTCACGCAAACATGCTTAACCGCATGGTCATAGGGACTGGAAACAAAACCGAGATCCTCCTTGGCTATTACACGAAGTATGGGGACGGAGGCGTTGACCTTGAGCCAATAGGAGGGCTTTACAAGACCGAGGTCTGGGAACTTTCCCGCAGGCTCGGAATACCGGACCCCCTCATTACCAAAAAACCGTCCGCAGGTCTGTGGGAGGGGCAGACTGACGAAGCCGAACTTGGAATTTCTTACTTGAAGGTTGACGAGGTGCTCAGGCTGATTGAAAAAGGGACGGAACCGGAAAACATTATGAACGCTACCGGGATTTCCGTTGAGCAGCTAAATTCCGTTACCAGGCGCATTGAGATAAACGAACATAAAAGAAAAGCTCCACCTGCACCGGAATTACACTGA
- a CDS encoding transcriptional regulator encodes MTKEVLIHQIIDVLSRAGFALSDRCNIRPRSFDVAARKDETLLLCKVLFNIDGLNEETAREMKYLAEYLGGSAIVVGAKTRDQMLEDSVIYMRYDILALNVQTLYDYFVENVKPLVSAAPGGLYVSIEGDLLKKARTGQAMSLGTLASMVGVSRRTISKYEEEGMDASIDVVLQLEDIFGVELARPIDILKSCGSRKSRKKAEPEKEEPQVKHNVLLPEDLILNMISMLGYDVLPTAQAPFKAISRDESSVILTGVSEFNTTVIKRAHLMSSISCITETQSVFIINGRSKLKSVENTVLIEKKELDKIGDSQELIEFIDERKETHSGA; translated from the coding sequence ATGACAAAAGAAGTTCTCATACATCAAATTATTGATGTATTGTCGCGTGCGGGTTTTGCACTTTCTGACCGATGTAATATACGTCCCAGGAGCTTTGACGTTGCCGCGCGCAAAGATGAAACACTACTACTTTGCAAGGTTTTATTTAATATTGACGGTCTGAACGAAGAAACCGCCAGGGAGATGAAATATCTTGCTGAGTATCTCGGAGGTTCCGCTATCGTTGTTGGAGCCAAGACAAGGGATCAGATGCTTGAAGATAGTGTCATCTACATGCGCTATGATATCCTTGCTCTGAACGTCCAGACTCTCTATGACTACTTTGTTGAAAATGTCAAGCCTCTGGTTTCAGCAGCTCCCGGCGGGCTTTATGTCTCAATAGAAGGAGATCTCCTGAAGAAGGCGAGGACAGGACAGGCCATGTCCCTCGGGACCCTGGCTTCCATGGTAGGGGTTTCGAGGAGGACTATCAGCAAATATGAAGAAGAAGGCATGGACGCATCCATAGATGTCGTGCTCCAGCTCGAGGATATTTTCGGAGTCGAACTGGCGAGGCCCATAGATATTCTGAAGTCCTGCGGAAGCAGAAAATCCAGGAAGAAAGCAGAGCCTGAAAAGGAAGAGCCCCAGGTAAAACATAACGTGCTTTTGCCTGAAGACCTTATTCTCAATATGATTTCAATGCTAGGATACGACGTACTTCCAACAGCCCAGGCCCCATTCAAAGCTATCTCCCGGGACGAGTCTTCAGTCATCCTTACAGGTGTCAGCGAGTTCAACACAACCGTAATCAAAAGGGCTCATCTGATGAGCAGCATTTCCTGCATTACGGAAACTCAGTCCGTGTTCATCATTAACGGACGTTCCAAGCTGAAGTCCGTTGAAAATACGGTGCTGATCGAAAAGAAAGAACTTGACAAGATCGGTGATTCGCAGGAACTCATCGAGTTCATAGATGAGCGCAAGGAAACACATAGTGGTGCATAA
- the hypE gene encoding hydrogenase expression/formation protein HypE — MKANTISLEHGAGGEVMQALIGEIILKNFRNKSAGSIGLESLDDGSTIRLENFNPVSELVLTTDSHVITPAFFPDTNIGRLAVSGTINDLTVMGAKPLALTCAVIVPEGFPILDFEEIIKTMDETATEVGVPIITGDTKTVEKTALDSIILNTAGLGITDSPIRDSGLKPGDKLLVTGTIGDHGISLMAHREGFDFDTDLASDSAPLWKLIEPVLKLRTPEGTPLITAMKDPTRGGLANALNEMAAKAGAGILLEEDLIPFKPAVTAACEMLGLDPLEVANEGKAIIGVKAGFEEKVLSLLRQHPYGKDAALIGEVTLENKGEVILRNRFGGMRYVDIPAGDPIPRVC, encoded by the coding sequence ATGAAAGCCAACACTATTTCTCTGGAACACGGCGCAGGCGGAGAGGTAATGCAGGCGCTTATAGGAGAAATCATTCTTAAAAACTTCAGAAACAAAAGCGCAGGCTCAATAGGGCTTGAAAGCCTTGATGACGGGTCCACGATCAGGCTTGAAAACTTTAACCCTGTCTCCGAACTTGTGCTGACAACGGACAGCCATGTGATAACCCCTGCTTTCTTTCCGGACACCAATATAGGTCGCCTGGCAGTTTCAGGCACCATCAACGACCTCACCGTAATGGGAGCAAAACCCCTTGCCCTTACCTGTGCAGTCATAGTTCCCGAAGGCTTTCCGATCCTTGACTTTGAAGAGATAATCAAAACAATGGACGAAACCGCTACCGAAGTAGGGGTCCCCATAATTACAGGCGACACCAAGACCGTGGAAAAAACCGCTCTAGACTCAATAATCCTGAACACGGCAGGCCTCGGCATAACTGACAGCCCTATCAGAGACTCAGGCCTGAAACCGGGAGACAAATTACTTGTTACAGGCACGATCGGAGACCACGGGATCTCTCTTATGGCCCACAGGGAAGGCTTTGACTTCGATACCGACCTTGCCTCGGACTCTGCCCCCCTCTGGAAACTCATAGAACCTGTCCTGAAACTCCGGACCCCGGAAGGAACCCCTCTCATAACGGCTATGAAAGACCCGACCCGCGGCGGACTTGCAAACGCCCTCAACGAAATGGCAGCAAAAGCCGGAGCAGGAATCCTCCTCGAAGAAGACCTGATCCCCTTCAAGCCCGCTGTCACTGCAGCCTGTGAAATGCTTGGCCTTGACCCCCTCGAAGTCGCAAACGAAGGAAAAGCCATCATAGGAGTCAAAGCCGGCTTTGAAGAAAAAGTCCTCTCCCTCCTCAGACAGCACCCTTACGGCAAAGACGCAGCCCTCATCGGAGAAGTCACCCTAGAAAACAAAGGAGAAGTAATCCTGAGAAACCGTTTCGGCGGCATGCGTTATGTAGACATCCCCGCCGGGGACCCGATCCCCAGAGTCTGTTAA
- a CDS encoding tRNA(Ile)(2)-agmatinylcytidine synthase yields MIIGIDDTDSNEGMCTTYLGALLLEELQEYGTIETLPLLVRLNPTIPYKTRGNAAVALKLKTDCPEKVIAHVVSRIEELARMECKKTNPGAAFILEKDYESLKPALLSFLEKAVKDVIEIETAKHLISELGISSKSFKNGRGLIGALAACGAMLNLEKWECTFEHLVYRQKEKWGSPRDVNKDSFFEADRQTYPGTWDTVDLANRLVVCVPHSADPVLFGIRGESPELVNRAASLIRSEPVERFAVYRTNQGTDMHLLPAASVSEIRDMHSYRLEVTVSTAPKTIEGGHVIFAVRDGKGDEIDCAAFEPTKNFRALVRKLVPGDRVILSGSVTSGTLNIEKMQVKALVPLYREENPKCPECGKHMKSAGKGQGFRCKKCGTQAPSKIRYEAERNLEPGLYEVPPCARRHLAKPLVREKGQDIRVHPSR; encoded by the coding sequence ATGATCATCGGAATTGACGATACGGACTCAAACGAAGGCATGTGTACCACATATCTGGGAGCCCTGCTGCTCGAAGAACTGCAGGAGTACGGGACTATAGAAACCCTGCCCCTCCTTGTGCGCCTGAACCCTACCATCCCCTACAAGACAAGAGGAAACGCAGCCGTAGCCCTGAAACTTAAAACGGACTGCCCTGAAAAGGTAATTGCCCATGTGGTATCCAGAATAGAGGAACTTGCACGCATGGAGTGCAAAAAAACCAATCCCGGAGCCGCATTTATCCTGGAAAAAGATTACGAGAGCCTCAAGCCTGCCCTCCTGAGTTTTCTGGAAAAAGCTGTAAAGGACGTAATAGAAATAGAAACGGCAAAACACCTCATCTCGGAACTCGGGATCAGCTCAAAAAGCTTCAAAAACGGAAGGGGACTGATAGGCGCACTTGCAGCCTGCGGGGCTATGCTGAACCTTGAGAAATGGGAATGCACTTTTGAACACCTGGTATACAGGCAGAAGGAAAAATGGGGAAGTCCCAGAGACGTTAATAAGGATAGTTTTTTTGAAGCTGACAGGCAGACCTACCCCGGAACATGGGATACGGTAGACCTTGCAAACAGGCTCGTAGTCTGCGTGCCCCACTCAGCAGACCCGGTATTATTCGGGATAAGGGGAGAAAGCCCCGAACTAGTTAACAGAGCTGCATCCCTTATCAGGTCCGAACCTGTTGAGCGCTTTGCCGTGTACCGAACAAACCAGGGAACGGACATGCATCTCCTGCCGGCAGCAAGCGTCTCTGAAATTCGGGATATGCATTCCTACAGGCTTGAAGTAACGGTCTCGACAGCCCCGAAAACCATTGAAGGAGGACACGTTATCTTTGCTGTCCGGGATGGCAAAGGAGACGAAATCGACTGTGCAGCCTTTGAACCGACTAAGAACTTCAGGGCGCTTGTCCGAAAGCTGGTACCCGGTGACCGGGTTATCCTTTCAGGAAGTGTAACTTCCGGAACCCTGAATATTGAAAAAATGCAGGTTAAAGCGCTTGTCCCTCTTTACAGGGAAGAGAACCCTAAGTGTCCGGAATGCGGAAAACACATGAAGTCCGCAGGGAAGGGACAGGGATTCCGCTGCAAAAAATGCGGGACACAGGCACCCTCTAAAATCCGGTACGAAGCCGAAAGGAACCTGGAGCCAGGACTCTACGAAGTCCCACCCTGTGCCAGAAGGCACCTTGCAAAGCCGCTTGTAAGGGAAAAGGGCCAGGACATAAGGGTTCATCCTTCAAGGTGA
- a CDS encoding HypC/HybG/HupF family hydrogenase formation chaperone, translating to MCIAIPGKIKVIVNENTATVDMGGICRDVNMDLLGGASEDLLGKYVLVHVGYAISEISKEESEETMHLLRQLSGLEDTNVFEPGVSDETDAE from the coding sequence ATGTGTATAGCTATTCCTGGTAAAATCAAGGTCATTGTCAACGAAAACACTGCCACTGTTGATATGGGCGGGATCTGTAGAGATGTAAATATGGACCTGCTCGGAGGTGCCAGTGAGGATCTTCTTGGGAAATATGTCCTTGTACATGTTGGATATGCAATATCTGAAATCTCAAAAGAGGAGAGTGAAGAAACCATGCACCTCCTCAGGCAGCTATCGGGCCTTGAAGATACGAATGTCTTTGAACCGGGGGTCTCCGACGAAACGGACGCTGAGTGA
- a CDS encoding hydrogenase small subunit, producing MSTGMKNLTRTLDSFDFLKLDRRTFMKAVGALGATAFLGTYKTEIVSALEFAETKIIWLHGAECTGCSESILNGGNPDIIQAINKLNVNIAYHETLLAQQGLFVDGEPVNTSELNSELLVDELIEEGNYILVVEGGIANGPNGSGRYCVIGNRTFKELFEKAAKNANAILAVGTCATYGGITCADSAIADVTDYRGVAFTKEDSSKGMLTELGIHKPVINIPGCPAHPDWILLTVGAVILGKIKVPDDLDTVLDQYGRPIVFFPTDHTVHENCPRRGYYDRGEFDEQIGGEKCLWKLGCKAPYSHADCAIRRWNGSVSMCTQAGSPCIACVEPGFPDSSRPFYVEAEDKGVLLGANIDTLSKAAVGAATVLAGVHAVRRMKGE from the coding sequence ATGAGTACTGGAATGAAAAACCTTACCCGTACACTGGATAGTTTCGATTTTTTAAAGCTGGACCGGCGTACTTTCATGAAGGCTGTAGGTGCTCTTGGAGCAACTGCTTTTCTTGGCACCTATAAAACAGAGATTGTAAGTGCACTTGAGTTTGCAGAAACCAAGATTATCTGGCTTCACGGTGCTGAATGCACTGGCTGTTCTGAATCCATTTTAAACGGAGGCAATCCTGATATTATTCAGGCAATCAACAAGCTCAATGTCAACATTGCTTATCATGAAACTCTTCTTGCCCAACAGGGGCTTTTTGTGGACGGCGAGCCTGTAAATACCTCTGAACTTAACTCCGAACTTCTCGTTGACGAACTCATCGAAGAAGGCAACTATATCCTTGTCGTCGAAGGCGGAATTGCAAACGGGCCTAATGGTTCGGGGCGTTACTGCGTTATCGGGAACAGGACCTTCAAAGAACTCTTTGAAAAAGCTGCAAAAAATGCCAATGCTATACTTGCAGTCGGAACCTGTGCTACCTATGGAGGAATCACCTGTGCTGACAGCGCCATCGCCGATGTTACGGATTACAGGGGAGTGGCTTTCACAAAGGAAGACAGCTCTAAAGGCATGCTCACAGAGCTCGGGATCCATAAACCCGTAATTAATATCCCAGGCTGTCCTGCACACCCTGACTGGATTCTCCTTACCGTAGGTGCTGTAATCCTTGGCAAGATCAAGGTTCCCGATGACCTTGATACAGTCCTTGACCAGTACGGAAGACCCATTGTCTTTTTCCCAACAGACCACACAGTGCATGAAAACTGCCCGCGCCGTGGCTACTATGACCGCGGAGAGTTCGATGAGCAGATCGGCGGTGAAAAGTGCCTCTGGAAATTAGGCTGCAAAGCTCCTTATTCTCATGCAGATTGTGCCATCCGCCGCTGGAATGGTTCCGTAAGTATGTGTACTCAGGCAGGTTCCCCCTGTATTGCCTGCGTTGAACCCGGCTTCCCTGACTCATCCAGACCTTTCTATGTTGAAGCTGAAGACAAGGGTGTGCTGCTTGGTGCAAACATTGACACATTATCCAAAGCCGCAGTCGGAGCTGCTACCGTCCTTGCCGGCGTACACGCTGTTCGGAGAATGAAAGGGGAGTGA
- the hypD gene encoding hydrogenase formation protein HypD, with translation MSLNRGSPTKRTLSEMKNEDSSLKPSIPEIEKKLLERIQASGISLRIMHVCGTHERTMAKYGLRSALPENIEVISGPGCPVCVTSERDVDIAIALAKSGATVVTFGDMMRVPGSSESLLDAKAEGADVRMVYSIDDSVALANKKPELEVVFFGIGFETTVPANAAALLRSPPENFSLLVSQKQTPPAVELLASDTVVDAFIAPGHVATIIGTKPFEPLAKTGFPVAVSGFEARDILLGINLLLTQIEQGVSRVDNGYLRVVKPEGNPIALKMMNEVFKTSESDWRGIGNIKNSGLVLRQEYEEKDASKKHEDLYSASLAEIRAKAEKKDKKRCICAAILTGKAKPSQCPNFGKDCTPRNPAGPCMVSQEGMCYNWFRYSREGGSKLA, from the coding sequence ATGTCTTTGAACCGGGGGTCTCCGACGAAACGGACGCTGAGTGAAATGAAAAACGAGGACTCTTCTTTAAAGCCTTCAATACCCGAAATTGAAAAAAAGCTCCTTGAAAGAATTCAGGCCTCAGGAATCTCGCTCCGTATAATGCATGTATGCGGTACGCATGAAAGGACTATGGCAAAATACGGGCTCAGAAGCGCACTTCCGGAGAACATCGAAGTAATAAGCGGTCCCGGATGCCCTGTCTGCGTCACCTCCGAAAGAGACGTTGACATTGCGATTGCTCTTGCGAAAAGCGGAGCAACTGTAGTTACTTTCGGGGATATGATGAGGGTTCCAGGATCGTCAGAGAGCCTGCTGGACGCAAAGGCAGAGGGAGCAGACGTAAGGATGGTCTACAGCATTGATGATTCCGTAGCCCTCGCAAACAAAAAACCTGAGCTCGAAGTAGTCTTTTTCGGGATCGGTTTTGAGACCACAGTCCCTGCCAATGCAGCAGCCCTTCTGAGAAGTCCCCCCGAAAACTTCAGCCTCCTTGTCTCCCAGAAGCAGACTCCCCCCGCAGTTGAGCTTCTTGCAAGTGATACTGTTGTTGATGCTTTCATCGCCCCGGGACATGTAGCAACAATCATAGGGACAAAACCCTTCGAACCGCTTGCAAAAACAGGCTTTCCTGTTGCAGTAAGCGGGTTTGAGGCAAGGGATATACTCCTCGGGATAAACCTGCTCCTGACCCAGATAGAGCAGGGAGTTTCAAGGGTCGATAACGGATATCTGAGGGTCGTAAAACCCGAAGGAAACCCGATAGCCCTAAAAATGATGAATGAAGTGTTCAAGACATCGGAATCGGATTGGAGGGGCATTGGAAACATCAAAAATTCAGGGCTCGTGCTAAGGCAAGAGTATGAAGAAAAAGATGCCTCAAAGAAGCATGAAGATCTTTATTCGGCTTCTCTTGCCGAGATAAGGGCAAAAGCGGAGAAAAAGGATAAGAAGCGCTGTATCTGTGCAGCGATCCTTACAGGGAAAGCAAAACCCTCCCAGTGTCCCAACTTCGGGAAAGACTGTACTCCAAGAAACCCGGCTGGCCCCTGCATGGTCAGCCAGGAAGGTATGTGCTACAACTGGTTCAGGTACTCGCGGGAAGGAGGAAGCAAGCTTGCATGA
- a CDS encoding CDC48 family AAA ATPase has product MEEIQLKVEKAYPIDLGRGIIRLDPTALLKLQLSPGDIVEIRGKKKTTAKVWRADRQDWEQGIVRIDNFIRQNAGVSIGEKVTIKKVEAPEAKKLILALPESMTQGGPELQFGEHANEIIKRHILKRPVFKGDIIPIINSMSQPMTESLTTSQVIPLVAVETDPANTIVLITEATIIELRKKPVQGYEKATRGVTTYEDIGGLGQEIMRVREMIEMPMKHPELFAHLNIEPPKGVILYGPPGTGKTLIAKAVANESGASFHYIAGPEIVGKFYGESEERLRKIFEEATQDAPSVIFIDEIDSIAPKRENVTGEVERRVVAQLLTLLDGMEERGQVVVIGATNRVDAIDPALRRPGRFDREIHIGVPDTKDRYEILQIHTRGMPIEKDDEITQAEPEIEGEIATETGAETEVEIDEAAIEREKKEKTNLYLMYLAERTQGFVGADLLALVQEAAMRCLRENLPDLDLERETIPSDRLEKIVVTKKNFEDALMEAEPSALREIFVEMPSVGWDGVGGLDEAKYAIIEAVEWPIKNPEKFVKMGIKAPKGILLYGPPGTGKTLIAQAVARESNANFISVKGPEMFSKWLGESEKAIREIFKKARQVSPCVVFFDEIDSIAAMQGMESTDSRTSERVLNQLLTEMDGLETLKDVVIIAATNRPNLLDPAIMRPGRFDRLVYVGAPDRKGRIKIFKIHTKNTPLAEDVDLENLANITEGYVGADIEAVCREAVMFALRENFDVEAIEMRHFREALKKVKPTINENIAQFYEKIEEQFKGGQRPAETAGYVGYR; this is encoded by the coding sequence ATGGAAGAAATACAGTTAAAGGTTGAAAAGGCATACCCTATCGACCTTGGAAGAGGAATTATCCGGCTTGACCCTACAGCGCTACTGAAACTTCAACTCTCTCCCGGCGACATTGTAGAAATCAGGGGGAAGAAAAAGACCACGGCAAAGGTATGGAGAGCAGACCGGCAGGATTGGGAACAGGGAATAGTGCGCATTGATAATTTCATCCGGCAGAACGCCGGAGTTTCCATCGGGGAGAAGGTGACCATTAAAAAGGTCGAAGCCCCGGAAGCAAAAAAGCTCATTCTGGCGCTTCCGGAAAGCATGACTCAGGGAGGGCCCGAACTGCAGTTTGGGGAACATGCGAATGAGATCATAAAGCGGCATATCCTGAAAAGGCCTGTGTTCAAGGGAGACATAATTCCGATTATTAATTCGATGTCTCAGCCCATGACCGAGTCCCTGACAACAAGCCAGGTAATTCCCCTGGTTGCTGTTGAGACAGACCCGGCAAATACCATTGTCCTGATAACGGAAGCCACAATTATTGAGCTCCGGAAAAAGCCGGTACAGGGCTACGAAAAAGCAACCAGAGGCGTCACCACTTATGAAGACATAGGAGGGCTTGGCCAGGAGATCATGCGTGTCCGGGAAATGATAGAGATGCCGATGAAACACCCGGAGCTCTTTGCCCACCTCAATATAGAGCCTCCGAAGGGAGTTATCCTCTATGGCCCACCCGGAACCGGAAAGACTTTGATCGCAAAAGCCGTGGCAAATGAATCGGGAGCAAGTTTCCATTACATTGCAGGACCCGAAATCGTTGGGAAGTTCTACGGGGAAAGCGAGGAAAGGCTGAGGAAGATCTTCGAAGAAGCAACTCAGGACGCCCCTTCGGTTATTTTCATTGATGAGATCGACTCCATTGCCCCAAAAAGGGAAAACGTGACAGGAGAAGTGGAAAGGCGTGTTGTTGCCCAGCTCCTTACCCTCCTTGACGGGATGGAAGAAAGAGGACAGGTTGTGGTTATAGGTGCTACCAACCGTGTGGATGCAATCGACCCCGCACTCAGGAGACCGGGGCGTTTTGACAGGGAAATCCATATAGGAGTGCCGGATACCAAGGACAGGTACGAGATCCTGCAGATCCACACCCGGGGCATGCCAATCGAGAAAGACGATGAAATCACGCAAGCGGAGCCCGAGATTGAAGGTGAGATAGCAACCGAGACAGGGGCGGAAACCGAAGTTGAAATTGACGAAGCTGCCATAGAAAGGGAAAAGAAAGAAAAGACAAACCTCTACCTCATGTATCTGGCTGAGAGGACGCAGGGTTTTGTGGGGGCAGACCTTCTGGCTCTCGTGCAGGAAGCGGCAATGCGCTGCCTCAGGGAAAACCTGCCTGACCTTGACCTCGAAAGAGAAACAATTCCTTCCGACCGGCTGGAAAAAATTGTTGTCACCAAGAAGAACTTCGAAGATGCCCTGATGGAAGCCGAACCTTCGGCCCTGAGAGAGATCTTTGTTGAGATGCCTTCGGTTGGCTGGGACGGCGTGGGAGGCCTGGATGAAGCAAAGTATGCGATCATCGAAGCTGTCGAATGGCCTATTAAAAATCCGGAAAAATTTGTCAAGATGGGTATAAAAGCTCCGAAGGGAATACTGCTTTACGGCCCGCCCGGGACGGGAAAGACCCTGATAGCCCAGGCTGTTGCCAGAGAGTCAAATGCCAACTTCATAAGCGTCAAAGGACCGGAGATGTTTTCGAAGTGGCTCGGAGAGTCGGAAAAAGCAATAAGGGAAATCTTCAAGAAAGCAAGGCAGGTCTCTCCCTGTGTTGTCTTCTTTGATGAGATCGACTCCATTGCCGCCATGCAGGGCATGGAATCCACGGACAGCCGGACTTCCGAAAGGGTGCTAAACCAGCTGCTGACCGAAATGGACGGGCTTGAAACCCTCAAAGACGTGGTAATTATTGCCGCAACTAACCGTCCTAACCTGCTTGACCCTGCAATCATGCGCCCCGGACGCTTTGACAGGCTGGTTTACGTTGGGGCGCCCGACCGTAAAGGCAGGATTAAGATCTTTAAGATTCACACAAAGAATACCCCGCTTGCGGAGGACGTGGACCTTGAAAACCTTGCCAATATAACGGAAGGATACGTGGGTGCTGACATAGAAGCAGTATGCAGAGAGGCTGTAATGTTTGCCCTCAGAGAGAACTTCGATGTTGAAGCAATTGAGATGAGGCACTTCAGAGAAGCCCTCAAGAAAGTAAAACCCACAATCAACGAAAACATTGCACAGTTCTATGAGAAGATAGAGGAACAGTTTAAGGGAGGCCAGAGGCCCGCAGAGACAGCCGGATATGTGGGATACAGGTAA
- a CDS encoding PRC-barrel domain-containing protein, whose product MSKIFARNLLFNKQVMATDGTEIGTLSNIVVEIKGGRIIDLMVSPNPTFDVSRYKKEDNYILIPFDSVSAVKDYIIIDKMKARA is encoded by the coding sequence ATGTCTAAAATATTTGCAAGAAACCTCCTCTTCAACAAACAGGTGATGGCTACTGACGGGACGGAGATCGGAACTCTGAGCAATATTGTAGTTGAAATCAAAGGAGGCCGCATTATTGACCTTATGGTCAGCCCCAATCCCACCTTTGATGTTTCAAGATACAAAAAAGAAGATAACTATATCCTGATTCCTTTTGACTCCGTAAGCGCCGTCAAAGATTATATTATAATAGACAAAATGAAAGCAAGGGCATAA